The Candidatus Thorarchaeota archaeon genome includes a window with the following:
- a CDS encoding nascent polypeptide-associated complex protein, with protein MGFRGLSPKQLARMMKKMGIEQEEIKGVEEVIIRFDNKEWYFPKPEVTMIKQSGSETFQVGGDRQERQLGEEDSKEESRKKKVEIPMEDAALVSNQTGVSIEAAKKALEETEGDLAAAILKLKSG; from the coding sequence ATGGGATTTAGAGGTTTATCTCCTAAACAGCTAGCCAGAATGATGAAGAAAATGGGCATAGAACAAGAAGAGATCAAAGGGGTAGAGGAAGTCATCATTCGTTTTGATAACAAGGAGTGGTATTTTCCAAAACCGGAAGTAACCATGATAAAGCAATCCGGAAGTGAAACCTTTCAGGTTGGTGGAGATAGGCAAGAGCGTCAGCTAGGAGAAGAAGATTCTAAGGAGGAAAGCAGGAAAAAGAAAGTCGAGATTCCGATGGAAGATGCTGCTCTAGTGTCGAATCAAACTGGTGTTAGCATTGAGGCCGCAAAGAAGGCACTTGAGGAAACCGAGGGGGATTTAGCAGCAGCCATACTGAAGTTGAAGAGCGGTTAG
- the iorA gene encoding indolepyruvate ferredoxin oxidoreductase subunit alpha has product MTKVDTLLEDASGKEVLLLANEAIARGVLESGVRLVALYPGTPSSEIGNNLARMAPHLEDFYFEFSSNEKVAMEVAGAAAISGSRSMMVCKGPGLNVAADPFFSLAYVGVRAGMVIVVADDPSMWSSQNENDSRYYALMGNVPMLEPADPIEAKEMLHKAYEYSERLELPFLLRTTTRVNHTRAPIIYDKIMERPETVSFEKDPFRFVPVPAVARKRHPWLLEQIEKAREISNSSELNFFEGSGDLGILTSGVSYNYVLEALSTMELDAEILKIGMSHPVPDEKIKQLLSRHERIIIVEELQPFLETHARRIAQLEEIDVTILGKEQGYFPEVYEYSPKIVMNVLSRIMNREPPVDWREIEDMKEGLPELPPRPPLLCPGCPHRATYYAIRTATRGKAIYPSDIGCYTLSISPPLETADILFDMGSSITTACGIARVTDQDVVASIGDSTFFASGLPGIANAVYNQHPIALVVLDNRTTAMTGHQPHPGTGLTGMGEQVPSLDIEKVCEGLGVQYVQTVDPFGPLADLVADIRKMLDWIRENQAPAVMISKAPCALLTAAERRKNNEHPSPYYVDEELCTGCKRCLNRLSCPAMYLDTETGKAAIDEDLCNFCGTCVDVCPVGAIIQEE; this is encoded by the coding sequence TTGACAAAAGTCGATACTCTCTTAGAAGATGCATCTGGTAAGGAAGTTCTATTATTGGCTAACGAAGCCATTGCAAGAGGCGTACTCGAATCTGGTGTTCGTCTTGTAGCATTGTATCCTGGAACCCCAAGTAGTGAAATTGGCAACAACCTTGCTAGAATGGCACCACACCTTGAAGACTTCTATTTTGAGTTTAGTTCAAATGAGAAGGTAGCTATGGAAGTTGCAGGTGCTGCGGCTATTTCTGGATCTCGATCCATGATGGTTTGTAAAGGACCAGGACTCAATGTTGCGGCTGACCCATTTTTCTCCTTGGCATATGTGGGTGTCAGGGCTGGTATGGTTATTGTTGTAGCTGATGATCCAAGTATGTGGAGTTCCCAGAATGAGAATGATTCCCGATACTACGCTTTAATGGGAAATGTGCCAATGCTTGAACCCGCTGATCCTATTGAAGCAAAAGAGATGCTTCATAAGGCGTATGAATACTCTGAACGTCTTGAATTACCTTTTCTTCTTCGTACGACAACTCGTGTCAATCATACACGCGCTCCAATCATCTACGACAAGATTATGGAACGTCCTGAAACGGTTTCATTCGAAAAGGATCCCTTCCGTTTTGTTCCGGTTCCGGCTGTGGCAAGGAAACGACATCCATGGCTTCTTGAACAAATAGAAAAAGCCCGAGAAATTTCCAACTCCTCTGAACTGAATTTCTTTGAAGGTTCAGGAGATCTCGGTATCCTTACTAGTGGAGTCTCGTATAACTATGTTCTCGAAGCACTATCAACAATGGAGCTCGATGCTGAAATACTAAAGATTGGAATGTCACATCCTGTTCCAGACGAAAAGATTAAGCAGCTTCTCAGTCGACATGAACGAATAATTATCGTTGAGGAGCTTCAACCTTTTCTGGAAACCCATGCCCGAAGAATAGCTCAATTGGAGGAGATTGATGTAACCATCCTTGGAAAGGAACAGGGTTACTTCCCTGAGGTATACGAATATAGTCCCAAGATTGTAATGAATGTCCTCTCAAGAATTATGAATCGAGAGCCACCTGTTGACTGGCGAGAAATTGAAGATATGAAAGAGGGGTTACCGGAACTCCCTCCTCGCCCTCCTCTTTTGTGCCCCGGTTGTCCTCATCGAGCAACTTACTACGCAATTCGAACTGCCACTCGAGGAAAAGCGATCTACCCTTCAGACATTGGCTGTTACACGTTGAGTATTTCTCCTCCCTTGGAGACAGCTGACATCCTTTTTGATATGGGTTCTTCAATTACTACCGCTTGTGGAATTGCTCGCGTAACCGATCAGGATGTTGTTGCTTCCATTGGTGACAGTACCTTCTTTGCTTCTGGACTGCCGGGTATTGCAAATGCTGTCTATAATCAACACCCAATAGCTCTTGTTGTGCTAGATAATAGAACGACCGCTATGACAGGGCATCAACCCCATCCCGGTACGGGCTTAACTGGTATGGGCGAACAAGTTCCCTCTCTAGATATAGAAAAGGTTTGTGAGGGTCTGGGTGTTCAATATGTGCAAACGGTTGATCCTTTTGGTCCATTAGCCGATCTTGTAGCAGATATCCGAAAGATGTTAGATTGGATACGTGAAAATCAAGCACCTGCTGTGATGATTTCAAAGGCTCCCTGTGCGCTTCTTACAGCTGCAGAACGAAGAAAAAACAATGAACACCCTTCGCCCTATTATGTTGATGAGGAGCTTTGTACAGGGTGTAAAAGATGTCTCAATCGTTTATCTTGTCCTGCCATGTATTTAGATACCGAAACAGGCAAGGCGGCCATTGACGAAGATCTCTGTAACTTCTGTGGCACTTGTGTGGATGTGTGTCCTGTAGGAGCCATTATACAGGAGGAATAA
- a CDS encoding CoA-binding protein, with protein sequence MKMEPNLTYDEIDDFFNPQSVALVGASADYRKLGNSILSNLLASEVEVYPVTRSREKVLGITAYPNLEEIPEDVDLVIIAVAAKYCPQLMHEVRAAGARNAVIISGGFSETGKRGAQLEQELQEAAREADVHFIGPNCVGVSNSRLFNGTFTMMPERGNIALISQSGALGGMLIYTTKAKRIGMSKFVSIGNATNIGFTDLLGYLAQDSQTKVITIYVEGVEEGRSFYEALRSASRRKPVVVLKGGMSDPGSRATLSHTGSLAGSPQVFEGMIRQSGCVTAPTFDSLFEIAKIFDYQPIPKNCNIGIISNTGGAAVLAADSAFRLGLNIPPLSTSTRKELSKLLSPMASVDNPVDVVASGGRREYKLATRLLLEDSAIDILLVICGVPTFAGMTQTEHAAGTLEGIRIANTDKPVVGVWLAGEIGKPGKDLLEMNRIPCYDDPNMAVLCCTKMSEYTRLLNR encoded by the coding sequence ATGAAGATGGAGCCCAATTTGACGTACGATGAGATTGATGATTTCTTTAATCCCCAAAGTGTTGCTCTTGTTGGAGCTTCGGCTGATTACAGAAAGCTAGGAAACTCAATTCTTTCGAATCTTTTGGCCTCAGAGGTAGAGGTGTATCCCGTCACAAGGAGTAGAGAGAAGGTCTTGGGTATTACCGCTTATCCGAATCTAGAAGAGATTCCAGAAGATGTTGATTTGGTCATTATTGCTGTAGCAGCAAAGTACTGTCCCCAGTTAATGCATGAAGTAAGAGCGGCCGGTGCCAGGAATGCCGTTATCATATCCGGTGGGTTTAGCGAAACCGGAAAAAGAGGAGCTCAACTAGAACAGGAATTGCAAGAGGCTGCAAGAGAAGCAGACGTGCATTTCATTGGTCCCAACTGTGTAGGTGTGTCCAATTCGCGTCTATTCAACGGCACCTTTACTATGATGCCTGAACGAGGGAACATTGCTCTAATTTCCCAAAGTGGTGCTTTGGGTGGTATGCTAATTTACACGACAAAAGCCAAACGGATTGGAATGAGCAAATTCGTGAGTATTGGAAATGCAACAAATATTGGATTTACTGATCTTCTCGGCTACTTGGCACAAGATTCCCAAACAAAAGTCATAACGATATACGTTGAGGGAGTAGAGGAGGGACGCTCATTCTATGAAGCCCTTCGTTCAGCATCCAGAAGAAAGCCAGTAGTTGTATTGAAGGGTGGTATGAGCGACCCTGGCAGTCGCGCAACACTATCTCACACCGGGTCTTTAGCAGGTTCTCCTCAGGTCTTTGAAGGTATGATTCGTCAGTCTGGTTGTGTTACTGCTCCAACTTTCGACAGTCTGTTTGAGATTGCAAAAATCTTTGATTATCAACCCATCCCTAAAAATTGTAATATTGGTATTATTAGTAATACAGGAGGCGCTGCTGTACTTGCGGCTGATTCAGCCTTCCGCCTTGGACTTAACATCCCCCCTCTTAGTACTTCAACGCGGAAAGAACTATCGAAGCTGCTATCTCCGATGGCCAGTGTGGATAATCCTGTGGATGTTGTTGCAAGCGGTGGTCGAAGAGAATACAAACTAGCAACTAGGTTGTTACTGGAAGATTCTGCCATTGATATTCTTCTAGTCATTTGTGGTGTTCCCACCTTTGCCGGTATGACGCAGACAGAACACGCGGCCGGTACCCTTGAAGGCATACGAATAGCCAATACTGACAAACCCGTTGTTGGGGTCTGGCTTGCTGGAGAAATCGGAAAGCCTGGGAAGGATCTCTTAGAGATGAATCGAATCCCTTGCTACGACGACCCAAATATGGCGGTACTTTGTTGTACAAAGATGAGTGAATATACCCGGTTGCTCAATCGCTAG
- the iorB gene encoding indolepyruvate ferredoxin oxidoreductase subunit beta → MSSNTRNTINIVISGVGGQGVLTLAELLAKAALKESYNVRVGEIHGMAQRGGHVICTVRIGPMAKGPIVDEGLADILVGFEPVETLREITRMKENGHVLMSSHIQYPVSVSMGKAEYPALDEITSNIEKLTSNITEINAMDLAKEAGSSRAMNMVLLGAIVATDLLPITKETAIDVVRKKFPGKFEEINVKAIELGFSKAESNN, encoded by the coding sequence ATGTCTAGTAATACTCGTAATACAATAAATATAGTGATTTCAGGAGTCGGAGGACAAGGCGTTCTCACCTTAGCAGAACTGTTGGCCAAAGCTGCCCTAAAGGAGTCATATAATGTACGAGTTGGAGAAATACATGGAATGGCTCAGCGGGGTGGACATGTAATTTGTACTGTTAGGATTGGGCCAATGGCGAAAGGTCCTATCGTTGATGAAGGCCTTGCCGATATTTTAGTTGGCTTTGAGCCAGTAGAGACTCTTCGAGAAATAACTAGAATGAAAGAAAACGGCCATGTGTTGATGAGTTCACACATTCAATATCCAGTTTCGGTATCAATGGGAAAGGCCGAGTATCCTGCCCTTGACGAAATAACTTCGAATATAGAGAAGCTCACTTCCAATATTACTGAAATCAATGCGATGGATCTTGCAAAAGAAGCAGGAAGTTCTCGGGCAATGAATATGGTGCTTTTAGGTGCTATAGTAGCTACTGATTTGCTCCCAATTACGAAAGAGACTGCAATTGACGTTGTACGCAAGAAATTCCCTGGCAAATTCGAAGAAATCAATGTAAAGGCGATTGAATTAGGATTCTCTAAAGCTGAGAGCAATAACTAA
- the hypF gene encoding carbamoyltransferase HypF — protein MTIRAEIHVTGIVQGVGFRPFIYRVAKRESLKGYVLNLGDAGVRIIAEGNRQSILNLIDHLKHNPPSISRIESLEIEWKEADDEFSDFKIVKSSERRSEDAAPEIPPDIAVCDKCIKEMLDPSSRWYLYPFTACAACGPRFSTITDLPYDRPNTTMDEFSLCNKCNTGYTNPLNRRYHAQTTACPKCGPTYKLTTNEKEIARGHEAVSETAHLLAKGSIVAIQGITGTHLATKTTELEPIRKLRSRKQRPNQPFAIMTESIERMKQFLVFSEYEEELLMSWRRPIVLIEKKEMPIKNNHGAVSGMPTKSFEEIAPGLDTVGVMLPYAPLHHLLFHFSQEPAFVMTSANPSGVPMYKDPETILSQLTNIADYFLVHDREIRQRADDSVLKVVHKKNAVFIRRSRSFVPNPITLKQPIKETKIVGVGPEEKATASILKSGSIYMTQHIGDTNRLESLEFLDEAIQHMMHLLGIENLDAIACDLHPQFLSTEYAEEQARLNDIALHRVQHHHAHLAAILVDHELELDTRIVCITADGYGYGPDGSGWGGEILLGNALDCTRESGLMKQVYPGGDLSAKFSTRALLSILHDSIPSDEIIKLVGNARISKNAIATEDSISMLIDMIENDINTLASSSTGRVLDAIASALGVCSENTYDGECPMKLEAHAKETDLRIEPVYLKTRGGRELDTTEFLKSVVELKKKGINSREIAYAAQWSLGEALAELAVRTADNENIQRIGFSGGVALNRILTKAIVSQIESVGKTPLIHNKVPPGDAGISLGQVAVAALHETE, from the coding sequence TTGACAATAAGGGCTGAAATCCATGTTACTGGAATTGTACAAGGAGTAGGATTTAGGCCATTCATTTACCGCGTAGCTAAGAGAGAATCTCTCAAAGGATATGTTTTGAATCTTGGAGATGCAGGAGTAAGGATAATAGCTGAAGGTAACCGCCAAAGCATTCTGAATCTAATTGATCACTTAAAGCATAATCCACCATCGATATCCCGGATCGAATCCCTTGAAATTGAATGGAAAGAAGCCGATGATGAATTCAGCGATTTCAAAATTGTGAAATCATCGGAAAGAAGAAGTGAAGATGCAGCTCCCGAAATTCCACCGGATATAGCTGTCTGTGATAAGTGTATAAAAGAAATGCTAGATCCCTCGTCTCGTTGGTACCTTTATCCGTTTACAGCTTGTGCCGCTTGTGGACCCAGGTTCTCTACAATAACAGACCTGCCATACGATAGGCCAAATACGACTATGGATGAATTTTCGCTTTGTAATAAATGTAATACGGGATATACCAATCCACTGAATCGGCGATACCATGCACAAACCACAGCTTGCCCTAAATGTGGCCCCACATACAAACTGACAACTAATGAAAAAGAGATCGCACGTGGACATGAAGCGGTCTCTGAAACTGCGCACCTACTAGCAAAGGGATCTATTGTTGCAATACAAGGAATTACGGGAACACATCTCGCTACAAAAACTACGGAATTAGAACCAATTAGGAAACTAAGAAGTAGAAAACAGAGGCCAAACCAACCTTTTGCAATTATGACAGAGAGCATAGAGAGAATGAAGCAATTCCTAGTCTTTTCAGAATATGAAGAGGAATTACTCATGTCGTGGAGACGGCCTATTGTATTGATTGAGAAGAAAGAAATGCCAATAAAGAATAATCACGGAGCAGTCAGCGGAATGCCGACCAAGTCTTTTGAGGAAATAGCTCCCGGATTGGACACAGTGGGGGTTATGTTGCCCTATGCTCCGCTACACCATCTACTCTTTCATTTCAGTCAAGAACCAGCATTCGTCATGACAAGTGCCAATCCAAGTGGGGTGCCAATGTACAAAGATCCAGAGACTATTCTATCACAGCTTACCAATATAGCTGATTACTTTCTAGTTCACGACCGGGAAATCCGTCAAAGAGCTGATGATTCTGTTTTGAAGGTCGTTCACAAGAAGAATGCGGTTTTCATAAGACGCTCACGGAGTTTTGTTCCAAATCCAATTACCTTGAAACAACCAATCAAAGAAACAAAGATAGTTGGAGTCGGACCAGAAGAAAAGGCGACAGCATCCATTTTGAAATCAGGCAGTATCTATATGACCCAACATATAGGCGACACAAATCGGCTTGAAAGCTTGGAATTTCTCGACGAAGCCATTCAACACATGATGCACCTTCTCGGAATTGAAAACCTAGATGCTATCGCATGTGACTTACATCCTCAATTCCTAAGCACTGAATATGCCGAAGAACAAGCTAGATTAAATGACATAGCTTTACACCGGGTACAACATCATCATGCCCATCTAGCCGCCATACTTGTTGATCACGAATTAGAACTTGATACCCGTATTGTGTGTATTACAGCCGATGGATATGGATACGGACCTGATGGAAGTGGATGGGGCGGGGAAATCCTGTTAGGCAACGCTTTAGACTGCACACGAGAATCCGGCTTAATGAAGCAAGTATATCCAGGAGGCGATCTTTCAGCCAAGTTCAGCACGAGAGCGCTCTTGAGTATACTTCATGATTCTATCCCGAGTGATGAAATCATTAAGTTAGTAGGAAATGCACGAATAAGCAAAAATGCTATAGCAACCGAAGATTCTATCTCGATGCTTATCGATATGATAGAGAATGACATAAACACGTTGGCAAGTAGCAGTACAGGACGCGTGCTAGATGCAATTGCATCGGCGCTTGGAGTCTGTTCTGAGAACACTTACGATGGCGAGTGTCCAATGAAACTTGAAGCTCATGCAAAGGAGACGGATCTGCGAATTGAACCAGTGTACCTAAAGACAAGAGGAGGAAGAGAACTGGATACTACTGAATTCTTGAAATCAGTAGTTGAACTGAAGAAGAAAGGAATTAATTCGCGAGAAATCGCGTATGCTGCTCAATGGTCGCTCGGTGAAGCGCTTGCTGAATTAGCCGTAAGAACAGCAGACAATGAAAACATACAACGTATTGGATTCTCAGGAGGGGTTGCTCTAAACCGTATTCTTACAAAAGCGATAGTATCACAAATAGAGTCTGTAGGGAAAACACCACTGATACATAACAAGGTTCCTCCAGGAGACGCAGGGATTTCGCTTGGGCAAGTTGCTGTTGCCGCCCTTCACGAAACAGAGTAG
- a CDS encoding TIGR00270 family protein, whose product MPSCELCGREIEGRGRRTKIDGVPMLVCSQCASQFGESKPPSTSSRSSRSKQNTSWVKSSSSTSPSQKRLKKKKKKPQRKTRRRGVLLDDMMVVKDYAEKIRTSRQKKELSQEQLAQKVGERISTLQSIEAGRLKPTMQTIRGIERELGISLLEPVRSASVAPKSSKSNKRLTLGDVVKVKRKKSQKRENSED is encoded by the coding sequence TTGCCAAGCTGCGAACTTTGCGGCAGAGAAATAGAAGGTCGAGGTCGCAGGACAAAGATTGACGGTGTACCCATGCTAGTTTGCTCCCAATGTGCCTCTCAATTCGGTGAGAGTAAACCGCCCTCAACATCTAGTAGATCATCAAGATCCAAACAAAACACATCTTGGGTAAAAAGTAGTAGTTCAACTTCACCTTCTCAGAAAAGACTGAAGAAGAAAAAGAAGAAGCCCCAACGGAAGACAAGAAGACGTGGGGTGTTGCTTGATGATATGATGGTAGTCAAGGACTACGCAGAAAAAATCCGAACATCAAGACAGAAGAAAGAACTCTCTCAAGAACAACTTGCCCAGAAGGTTGGTGAAAGAATCTCAACCCTTCAATCAATTGAGGCGGGTCGCTTGAAGCCTACTATGCAAACCATTCGAGGCATTGAGCGCGAATTGGGCATTTCGTTGCTTGAACCTGTTCGAAGTGCTTCTGTGGCTCCCAAATCTTCCAAAAGTAATAAGCGTCTCACTCTGGGAGACGTTGTAA
- a CDS encoding proteasome-activating nucleotidase produces the protein MPGTTDAKDDKSVEESGYPDNYTRHLERRLRALETEKQILHAERSRLEKETQTLRTELEKLRQSPLIAATLVDILEDGRAIVKSSTGPSFVVHVASSIPDEKLQSGMRVALNQRSFAVTQELPPSRDPMIRAMEIEEAPDVSYEDIGGLDEQLREIKETVELPLLKPELFEEIGIEPPKGVLLTGKPGTGKTLSARAVAHETNATFIRVIGSELVQKFIGEGARLVREIFMMGKEKAPAVVFIDELDAVGSHRLDIATSGDREVQRTLMQLLSELDGFEARGEVAVIGATNRPDILDPALLRPGRFDRIIDFPLPDTVSREEIFKIHTRGMNLHSELSLDQLVSTTNGKTGADIKAICTEAGMFAIREGRNCVRQSDFRNAISKVGSRGNEREQPSDMYC, from the coding sequence TTGCCGGGGACAACTGACGCAAAAGACGACAAGAGCGTCGAAGAATCAGGGTATCCAGACAACTACACTCGGCATTTAGAAAGACGTCTACGTGCACTGGAGACCGAGAAACAAATACTCCATGCAGAACGTAGTCGCCTAGAGAAGGAAACACAGACACTTAGAACAGAATTAGAAAAGCTTAGACAGTCACCACTGATAGCAGCGACTCTCGTTGATATCTTGGAGGATGGTAGGGCGATTGTGAAGAGCTCAACTGGGCCAAGCTTTGTTGTGCATGTTGCTTCATCCATTCCAGATGAGAAACTACAATCAGGAATGCGTGTGGCGCTCAATCAAAGATCTTTTGCTGTAACTCAAGAGCTTCCTCCATCTCGAGATCCGATGATAAGAGCTATGGAAATTGAAGAAGCACCAGATGTTTCCTATGAAGACATCGGTGGGCTTGATGAACAACTGAGAGAAATCAAGGAAACAGTTGAACTCCCACTCTTGAAGCCTGAATTATTCGAAGAAATTGGTATTGAGCCTCCGAAGGGTGTGCTTCTAACTGGAAAGCCAGGAACAGGCAAGACGCTTTCTGCGAGAGCTGTTGCGCACGAAACAAACGCTACCTTCATCAGGGTAATTGGTTCGGAGCTCGTGCAGAAGTTCATCGGAGAAGGGGCAAGGCTCGTAAGAGAAATCTTCATGATGGGTAAAGAAAAAGCTCCAGCGGTTGTGTTTATTGACGAACTTGATGCAGTTGGGTCTCATAGGCTGGATATTGCCACTTCAGGAGATAGAGAAGTCCAACGAACATTAATGCAGCTTCTAAGTGAACTGGATGGTTTTGAGGCAAGAGGCGAAGTTGCTGTAATTGGAGCCACAAACCGGCCCGACATACTGGATCCAGCACTTCTTAGGCCAGGGCGGTTCGATAGAATTATTGACTTCCCGTTGCCAGATACTGTAAGCAGAGAAGAAATCTTCAAGATTCATACTCGGGGAATGAACCTCCATTCTGAATTAAGCCTTGACCAACTAGTCAGCACAACGAATGGGAAAACTGGTGCAGACATCAAGGCAATTTGTACTGAAGCGGGAATGTTTGCAATTCGAGAGGGGAGGAATTGTGTCAGGCAATCTGACTTTCGTAATGCCATCTCGAAGGTAGGCAGTAGAGGGAATGAGAGAGAACAACCAAGCGACATGTACTGCTAG
- a CDS encoding V-type ATP synthase subunit D, with translation MTDILPGTKTTRMELLNLRKRKELAERGHDLLKEKRDSLIMEFFNAIAEIREARADVEDALSEAFSALTQAKMLMGSERLVEFAHTSKAETELNTTTRSMMGVTVPILSLRQSAPDMPYSLPDSSAKLDMMTEKFTEALRAIVRLAEIESTVKRLAHEIESTKRRVSALESIVIPRLEATARYVKLALEERERSDFYRTKLVRDQISDS, from the coding sequence TTGACCGACATACTGCCAGGAACGAAAACCACGCGCATGGAATTATTGAATCTCCGAAAGCGAAAAGAGCTAGCTGAGCGTGGCCACGATCTTCTGAAAGAGAAAAGAGATTCTCTGATAATGGAGTTCTTCAATGCGATTGCTGAAATCAGGGAAGCTCGAGCTGATGTAGAAGATGCTCTTTCCGAGGCATTCTCAGCATTGACACAAGCAAAGATGTTGATGGGCTCTGAACGCTTAGTTGAATTCGCTCATACAAGCAAAGCGGAAACAGAACTGAATACAACTACGCGCTCTATGATGGGTGTAACAGTTCCCATTCTGTCTCTTCGTCAATCTGCTCCTGATATGCCATATTCCCTTCCTGATTCAAGTGCAAAGCTGGATATGATGACAGAGAAATTCACAGAGGCATTGAGGGCCATTGTTCGCCTTGCAGAAATAGAATCTACTGTAAAACGTTTGGCTCATGAAATAGAAAGTACGAAACGGCGTGTATCTGCTCTTGAGAGTATTGTCATTCCTAGATTGGAAGCAACTGCAAGGTACGTCAAATTAGCACTTGAAGAACGTGAACGTTCCGATTTCTACCGAACCAAACTTGTACGGGATCAGATTTCTGATTCCTAA
- a CDS encoding saccharopine dehydrogenase NADP-binding domain-containing protein translates to MKEILCLGAGLVAKPYVDYLCGHGYNVVVASRTKAKAEKLVSTYDNAEASQFNIKTDHELLETMVSSADLVCSLLPYTFHVQAAKVAIEYETPFCTTSYISDEMWALDEDAKEASIILLNECGVDPGIDHMSAKRIIDEIHTRGGEIESFTSYTGGLPAPDDNDNPFGYKLSWSPRGVLLAGTNDAHFLRDGEQVEIPASELFGNCEEMEIPGLGTFEGYPNRDSISYIDIYSIPETKTMIRGTLRYPGWCRTLKAITDLGLLSLEEQDFDGMTYYGLVSDLTGSPQNNLRTAVSELVNLEPNDSVLDRLEWLGLFDEKTIPKDTKTPLDALCNLFEQKLQYGPNERDMIVMRHQFIVNYDNKKEEITSTLIDYGHPGGDSSMSRTVALPVAIASHMILENEINLEGVFRPTLPDIYEPILNELEKHDIEFEEHRKPI, encoded by the coding sequence ATGAAAGAAATCTTATGTTTGGGAGCAGGCCTTGTTGCGAAACCATATGTTGACTATTTGTGCGGCCATGGTTACAATGTAGTTGTAGCTAGCAGAACAAAAGCAAAAGCCGAGAAACTAGTTAGTACATATGACAATGCCGAGGCGAGTCAATTCAATATCAAAACAGATCATGAACTATTAGAAACCATGGTTTCAAGTGCTGATCTCGTTTGTTCGCTTTTGCCCTATACCTTCCACGTACAAGCCGCGAAAGTTGCAATTGAGTATGAGACTCCATTCTGTACTACTTCTTACATTTCTGATGAGATGTGGGCTTTGGATGAGGATGCTAAAGAAGCTAGCATTATTCTGTTGAATGAATGTGGTGTGGATCCTGGTATAGATCACATGAGTGCCAAAAGAATCATTGACGAAATTCACACCCGGGGTGGCGAGATTGAGAGTTTCACTTCATATACCGGTGGGCTTCCTGCACCTGATGATAATGACAATCCATTTGGTTACAAGCTTTCTTGGAGCCCAAGAGGCGTACTCTTGGCAGGAACTAATGATGCTCATTTTCTCCGCGACGGTGAACAAGTTGAGATTCCTGCCTCCGAGCTTTTCGGGAACTGTGAAGAAATGGAGATTCCAGGTTTAGGTACCTTTGAAGGTTATCCGAATCGAGATAGTATCTCGTACATTGACATATATTCCATACCTGAGACAAAGACAATGATTCGCGGGACTCTTCGCTATCCCGGTTGGTGTAGAACTCTCAAGGCAATTACTGATTTGGGCCTTCTCAGTCTCGAAGAACAAGATTTCGATGGGATGACCTATTATGGCTTAGTCAGTGATTTGACCGGTTCACCTCAGAATAATTTGAGAACCGCTGTTAGCGAACTTGTCAACTTAGAACCGAATGATTCTGTACTGGACAGACTGGAATGGCTTGGTCTGTTTGATGAAAAGACCATCCCCAAAGATACCAAGACCCCCCTAGATGCGTTATGTAACCTATTCGAGCAAAAGCTACAGTACGGTCCAAATGAGCGTGACATGATAGTTATGCGCCATCAGTTTATTGTCAACTATGACAACAAGAAGGAAGAAATCACCTCTACATTAATTGACTATGGCCATCCTGGCGGTGATTCTTCTATGTCGAGAACTGTTGCATTGCCGGTTGCTATCGCCAGTCATATGATTTTGGAAAACGAAATCAATTTGGAAGGGGTATTCCGTCCCACTCTACCTGACATATACGAACCAATCCTGAATGAACTGGAAAAGCATGACATCGAATTTGAAGAACACAGGAAACCAATATAG